GCACTCGGTAGGTGTCCTCGGAAAAATCCTGGTGGCCGGGCGTGTCCAGAAGGTTGATTTCGCATTCGCGATAGTTGAACTTCATGACCGAACTGGTCACTGAAATACCGCGTTCCTGTTCAATGGCCATCCAGTCGCTGGTGGCATAACGGCCGGCCTTGCGGGCCTTGACCGAGCCGGCCATCTGAACGGCGCCGCCGAACAGCAGAAGCTTTTCGGTCAGGGTGGTCTTGCCGGCGTCCGGGTGGCTGATGATGCCGAAGGTCCGTCGGCGGTCAATTTCCGTGTTGCCTGACTTGTAAAATGGTTTTTCCATTAATGCTTCAGACGATTTCATAGCGCAGCGCTGTTGATGCTTCCATTCATCATGTCCGGCAAATACGGCTTTTGCATCAAGGCGACATCCTTGACCGGGATTTCACAACTCCATCCGAGTCGGCCGGCAATATGGCGCAGAGTTGCGGCGCGATAAAACACCACATGGGTCGGATCGCGGCGGTAATGCCAGGATGTAAAACAACGCTCATCGGTTAAAAAACAGGTCATAACCGCCATCCATCCGCCCGGTCGCAGCATCCGGTTAAAACGGGCAAATGTCTCGGCCGGTTGATAGAGATGCTCGATCGTTTCCGTGCAGGTAATGAAGTCATAAAGATCGGCAAGCGGTTTTGTATCAGGGAAAAAGAATAAGTCAAACAAATGCACCCGGTGTCCAGCCTCGCGAAGCATGTAAGCCAGGGCCGGACCGGGGCCGCACCCATAATCCAAACCTTTCGCGCCAGGCGACAGCCGATTGAGAAATGGTTTTGCAAGTTTCGCTAAAAAACGGCGATAATCCGGATCATATGGATTGTTCCGGTGCTGACAGTAGCGCGCGTATTCTTCTTCCAAGGACAACCTCTGGGCTGGTATCAAAAAAATCGCCCGGCAAATCCGGCAACGCTTATACCGCAACCCCTCCGTACTTACGAAAAACTGTGCAGAAATATTTTCGCACACAATGCATCGGCAAGGCGGCTCTTGCACATGGATGCCCTCTAAACTTTGCATGGCAGTTCTAAGATTATTCGTATTATGCTTCGATTTTCTCGGCGGCAACGGCTTTCATGCTCAGCCGGATCTTGCCATGCGAGTCGATGCCGAGCACCTTGACCGTTACGGTTTCACCCTCGTGCAAAATATCCGAAACCTTCTTCACCCGGTGGCCGGCAAGCTCCGAGATGTGCACCAGGCCGTCCGTCCCGGGCAGGATTTCGACAAAAGCGCCGAAATCGGCAATCTTCTGGACAATGCCCTGGTAAATCCTGCCGATTTCAGCTTCTTCGGTAATGGCTCTGATACTTTCGGTCACCGCTGCGCCGATAGGGTCGTTCGGCGCAAAGATGCTGACTTTGCCGGAATCCTCGACGTCGATCTTAACCCCGAATTCGGCACTTAATCCCTTGATGATCTTGCCGCCAATGCCGATAAGGTCACGGATTTTGTCTGGGTTGATCTGCAGGATGATTAATTTCGGCGCATGCGCGGGCAGTTGCGGCCTGGGAGCAGCGATGCCTTCGCGCATTTTCTCCAGGATGTGCAGCCTACCTTCTCTGGCCTGCATCAGGGCTTTTCCCATGATCTCCCTTGAGACGCCTTCGATCTTGATATCCATCTGCAGCGCCGTCACCCCTTCATCGGTGCCGCAGACCTTGAAATCCATATCCCCTAAATGGTCTTCATCCCCCAGAATGTCGGAAAGAACGATGACTGTATCATTTTCCTTAATCAATCCCATGGCCACGCCGGCCACCGGTTTTTTGACGGGTACGCCGGCATCCATGAGCGCCATGCTGGCGCCGCAGACCGTAGCCATGGAAGACGAGCCGTTGGATTCGGTTACCTCGGAGACGACTCTAAGGGTGTAGGGAAAAGTTTCCCGATCCGGCAGCACCGCCCGGATGGCCCGGGACGCCAGCGCGCCGTGGCCGATATCGCGTCGGCTGGGGCCGCGCAGAAAGCGCACTTCACCCACGCAATAGGGCGGAAAATTGTAATGCAGCATGAACGGATTAAACGTCATGCCGCCCAGCAGCTCCATCCGCTGCTCATCCGCGCCGCTGCCCAAGGTGGCGGTAACGACCACCTGGGTTTCGCCGCGCGTGAAAAGGGCTGAGCCATGGGTTCGGGGCAGAAAAGACACTTCACAGTCAATGGGCCGGATTTCATCCAGGCGCCTGCCGTCGATTCTGGCGTTTTCCTTGACGATGCGAGCGCGCATCATGTGCTTGCAGAGGTCCTTGAGCAGCGATTTGATTTCAGCGGCCGCTTCTTGCGGAAATTCCTCCGAAAGGTCATCGACCACCTTGCTTTGCAGTTCCCGGTAGCGGAACTCCCGCTCTTTTTTATCCACGCTGGAAATGACCCGGAGCATATCATCGGCAGCCAGCTCCGCCACTCTTTTTTTGAGGTTTGCATTAACCTCCGGTCGTTCCAGAATCATTTTGGGTTTGCCCGCAGCTTCCCGCAGGGCTTGCTGAATATCCAGCAGGGGCTGCAGGGCCTTGTGGCCGAAAAAAATGCCATCCAGGACCTCATCTTCAGCGAGGCTGTCGGCCCCGCCTTCCACCATTACCACCGCATTTCTTGAGCCGGCGACGATCAGATCCAGGCGGGATTCTTTCTGCTGAGCCGGAGTGGGATTGAGAATGTATTGGCCGTCGACAAAGCCGACCCGGACACCGGCGATCGGGCCAAGAAAGGGAATGTCGGAAACCATCAAAGCGCAGGAGGCGCCAAGCATGGCCGGCAGATCCGGATCATTTTCTTGGTCGGCCGATAGCACGGTTGCGATGATTTGGGTTTCGTTGCCGTAGCCGTTTGCAAAAAGCGGCCGGAGCGGCCGATCGATGAACCGGCTGGTTAAAGTCTCTTTTTCACTCGGTCTTCCGATTTCGCGCCTGAAATAACTGCCCGGGATCTTGCCTACCGAATAGAAACGTTCCTGATATTCCACCGTAAGGGGTAGGAAATCGATATCGGTCTTGGGCTCCGGGGCGGCGGTGGCTGTCACCAGCACGACCGTTTGGCCGTAAGTGACCAGGGCCGCGCCACCGGCTTGTTTTGCTAAACGGCCGGTTTCGATGGTCAAGGATCTGCCGCCCAGTTCTATGGTTAATTTTTTATACATGAATTCTCCTTTTTTATGTGACTGCATTAGTTTCATATCGGTGAAGCGTCATTTCGCCGATAGCTAAAGCCGTCTGATATGCTCAAACGGCCGTTTTGTTGACGTAAAGACTTTGAGTAAAGAATTTTTTAAATTTAACCGGAACCTAAAGGCTCAGTTGCGCTGCGGTATCAAACAAGTTGAAAGGATCATCCTCAGGGCGGTGTCGGACGGGAAAGGGCATTGTCGATCACACGCATTGGCAGGGGGGCTAAAAGCGTTATAATCAGTATGGTAAAATTCCAAAATTTAAAAAAAACGTTCATAACGGGTATAAGTTATACTTTGTTAGTGAGCATGTCAAGCGACCATTTAAAATTTCCTGTTAAAATCGCTTTTCATTTACTTTCTATGGCGTGCGATCAGACGATCCCTGATTTTCTTGAGTTTGCTGCTGATGCCGACTTTGTAAATGTGCGGATTTTCGAAACGCTTGTATTCCGCAGGCAGCATGTCCAGGCGCTCGCGGCAATATTGCGCCGTTTGGGATAACGGAGGCGGGTCATACACCATGCGGCCCTTGTCCATTACTTTTTGCAGCAGCGGCTCAGCTTCATATGGGCCGATTTCTAATGATTGATGGGGAATGAACGGATGATGGATCACGAAAATCTTTTTTTCGTCGTCGAGTCCGACCGCATCGGCGCCCCAAAATTGGCCCTGATGATTGATGACGCGCCAGACCTGCTTTTTTTGAGGCAAAGTGATTTTGGACACATTTTCTGAAAGTTTGATAACCGGGCGCCCATCGGCTTGCACCAGTTTGTAAACACCGTCGAGTGCTGCATCCGGATGGCCAATTACCAGGTTAGTCCCCACGCCGAACACGTCGATAGGTGCATCTTGCGCCAACAAGCTTCTGATGACATACTCGTCGAGCTGGTTGGATGCCGCAATTTTGACATACCCTAAACCCGCTTCGTCCAGCAGTGCGCGGCTCTGTTTGGCAAGATAGGCCAGATCGCCGCTGTCCAGCCGGATGCCTTTCAGGCGGTGCCCTTTTTTCTCCATTTCTTTGGCCACGATAATCGCGTTGGGCACGCCGCTTTTCAGGGTGTCGTAGGTGTCCACCAGCAGAACGCAGTCATCCGGCCGGGCGGCGGAAAAACTGCGAAAGGCCGATAGCTCGCTGTCATGGCTCTGAACATAAGCGTGCGCCATGGTGCCCGAGGCCTGCAGATTGTAATCCCTTGCCGCCCGGGCATTGCTGGTCGCATCGAATCCGCCGATAACAGCCGCGCGTCCGGCATGGTAGCCCCCCAGTCCCTGGGCTCGGCGCAATCCGAAATCGATAAGCGTGCCGCTCTTAGCCGCCAGGCGGATGCGACTGGCCTTGGTTGCAATCAGCGACTGAAAATTAAGAATGTTAAGCAACATCGTTTCGATGATTTGGGCCTCGATCAAGGCTCCTTCAACCCTTAAAATCGGGCTTGTGGGAAATACCAAATCCCCTTCCGGCAAAGAATAAATCGTGCCGGTAAAACGGAAATTTTTAAGATAGGTCAAATATCTGGAATCGAAATTTTGCGCTTGCAGAAAATCCAAGTCCTTTTGGTCGAAGCGAAGATTCTCGAGGATCGTCAAAAGGTCCAGTAAACCGGCAAAGACCGCGTATCCGCCGTTAAACGGCGTTTTCCGGTAAAAGTAATTAAATACGGCCTGATGATCTTTGCGGTCGGCCAAAAAATAGGCCTGTCCCATGACCAGTTCATATTGATCGGTGTATGTTGCTGTAATATCGAACATAACCGTTTTTTCCCAATTTCAATCAGATATTTCCCAGCAGCGCATTCATACCGGGTTTGTATCGGCGGCAGAATTGTTCGGTGATCGACCAGAGGTCCGGTGTCAGGAGCGCCTTGACCCCATCGAATATGTGCCGGGAAACGGGGCCGTAGTAAGCTTCGGCAATAGCGCCGGTGATGCAGGCAAGGGTGTCGCTGTCGCCGCCCAGCGAAATGGCGTTGCGAACGGCATCCTCGTAGTCGTCGGCTTCCAGAAAGGAAATGATGGCTTCCGGCACCGTCCCCTGGCACGACACATCAAAATGGTAGGTCGGCCGGAGGCCTGCCACGGTCCGATCGAGATCGTATCCGAACCGATCAACCACCTCCTTTTTAATCACCGCTTTGTCCCGCGTCGTCCTTGCCAGAAAAACGGCCAAAGCAGTCGCTTGGGCGCCTTTGATGCCTTCGGGGTGATTGTGGGATATTTCCGCCGTGCGGGCCGCTTCGCGCAGGACGGCATCAATGCCGTCAAAAGCCCATCCCACCGGGCTGACCCGCATGGCGGCGCCGTTGCCCCAGCTGTTGTAAGGTTCGGGATCAGGGGAGTAAAGCCACTGGATGAAGGCGCCGCCGTAACCGGCATGGGGATGGCGGCGGCCGATCTCCAGGATCCAGCGACGGTAGTCTCCGTCCTGCATAATGGCCTGGGCGACTGCAATAGTGAGCACGGAATCATCGGTGAAGCGGCACTGCGGATGAAGAAGGAGAAACTCCTTGGTCTTGAGCGGATAAGCCTCGTACACCGACCCGATGATATCTCCCGCGATAGCGCCGATCATGCTGTCAGCTCCTATCCGACGCCCGGGCGCAGGCGATACAGGTCAAGGCGCTCGGGTCAACCCGCAGGCGCCCTTCGACAATTTCTTCTTCACAATGGATGCAAAATCCGTAATCGCCGGATGCCATGCGGTCAAGCGCTGTGCGGATGCGCCGCTCTTCCATTGCCGTGAGACGTGCGGCCGCCTGGGCAATGGCCTGCTGCTGCATAGCGTCCATTCGCGACAGGCGTCCTACGCGTGCCTGATCCAGCGCCACGGGTTCCGTCGGTTTTTGACCGGCCGTAATCTCTTTGAGACGCTGCTCAAGACGGTGCTTGAAGTATTTCAGATCAATGTCATCTCGCATGGCGAATGAACGCATTCTCTATTTTACAGATTTGGAAAGCCCCAGGATCTCCCGCGCTCGCCTCACGCCGTTGCGGTTTAAATCCCCCATGACTGGATCGTCCGGCCTCTCTCGTGCGGCATCGGCCGACAGGGCTTCGACCGCTTCGCGGCCGTCGGCGGTCTTAACCGCCTGTTTGGGTGTTTTTCCTCCCAGGGCCGGCAGCTTCATATTTACCCAGCCTTCCCAATGCCGTTTCATCATTTCGGCCATATGGGCCTGAATTTCGGGATGCTGCATGAGCTCGTCTTGCTCGGCGGATCTTTCAGGTTTTTGTTTTTCGGGAATAACGCTCGCTGCCATCGCATCAAGCTCCAGGATTCGATCTGCCTTAAAGCGGACGCCCATTCCCAGACGTTTTTGAATCTCTTTGCGGATTTTTTTGGCGCGTTCGGCCGAGTTAACTTCGACGCTCAGTTTCCGGCCGTCGATGCGGATGGTTCCCATCAACGTGTTTGTGAACTCCGGCTTGCCTTTATACCCCTTTCGATTCC
The window above is part of the Desulfobacterales bacterium genome. Proteins encoded here:
- a CDS encoding ADP-ribosylglycohydrolase family protein, giving the protein MIGAIAGDIIGSVYEAYPLKTKEFLLLHPQCRFTDDSVLTIAVAQAIMQDGDYRRWILEIGRRHPHAGYGGAFIQWLYSPDPEPYNSWGNGAAMRVSPVGWAFDGIDAVLREAARTAEISHNHPEGIKGAQATALAVFLARTTRDKAVIKKEVVDRFGYDLDRTVAGLRPTYHFDVSCQGTVPEAIISFLEADDYEDAVRNAISLGGDSDTLACITGAIAEAYYGPVSRHIFDGVKALLTPDLWSITEQFCRRYKPGMNALLGNI
- a CDS encoding TraR/DksA C4-type zinc finger protein produces the protein MRDDIDLKYFKHRLEQRLKEITAGQKPTEPVALDQARVGRLSRMDAMQQQAIAQAAARLTAMEERRIRTALDRMASGDYGFCIHCEEEIVEGRLRVDPSALTCIACARASDRS
- a CDS encoding nicotinate phosphoribosyltransferase, with amino-acid sequence MFDITATYTDQYELVMGQAYFLADRKDHQAVFNYFYRKTPFNGGYAVFAGLLDLLTILENLRFDQKDLDFLQAQNFDSRYLTYLKNFRFTGTIYSLPEGDLVFPTSPILRVEGALIEAQIIETMLLNILNFQSLIATKASRIRLAAKSGTLIDFGLRRAQGLGGYHAGRAAVIGGFDATSNARAARDYNLQASGTMAHAYVQSHDSELSAFRSFSAARPDDCVLLVDTYDTLKSGVPNAIIVAKEMEKKGHRLKGIRLDSGDLAYLAKQSRALLDEAGLGYVKIAASNQLDEYVIRSLLAQDAPIDVFGVGTNLVIGHPDAALDGVYKLVQADGRPVIKLSENVSKITLPQKKQVWRVINHQGQFWGADAVGLDDEKKIFVIHHPFIPHQSLEIGPYEAEPLLQKVMDKGRMVYDPPPLSQTAQYCRERLDMLPAEYKRFENPHIYKVGISSKLKKIRDRLIARHRK
- a CDS encoding class I SAM-dependent methyltransferase, translated to MEEEYARYCQHRNNPYDPDYRRFLAKLAKPFLNRLSPGAKGLDYGCGPGPALAYMLREAGHRVHLFDLFFFPDTKPLADLYDFITCTETIEHLYQPAETFARFNRMLRPGGWMAVMTCFLTDERCFTSWHYRRDPTHVVFYRAATLRHIAGRLGWSCEIPVKDVALMQKPYLPDMMNGSINSAAL
- the pnp gene encoding polyribonucleotide nucleotidyltransferase yields the protein MYKKLTIELGGRSLTIETGRLAKQAGGAALVTYGQTVVLVTATAAPEPKTDIDFLPLTVEYQERFYSVGKIPGSYFRREIGRPSEKETLTSRFIDRPLRPLFANGYGNETQIIATVLSADQENDPDLPAMLGASCALMVSDIPFLGPIAGVRVGFVDGQYILNPTPAQQKESRLDLIVAGSRNAVVMVEGGADSLAEDEVLDGIFFGHKALQPLLDIQQALREAAGKPKMILERPEVNANLKKRVAELAADDMLRVISSVDKKEREFRYRELQSKVVDDLSEEFPQEAAAEIKSLLKDLCKHMMRARIVKENARIDGRRLDEIRPIDCEVSFLPRTHGSALFTRGETQVVVTATLGSGADEQRMELLGGMTFNPFMLHYNFPPYCVGEVRFLRGPSRRDIGHGALASRAIRAVLPDRETFPYTLRVVSEVTESNGSSSMATVCGASMALMDAGVPVKKPVAGVAMGLIKENDTVIVLSDILGDEDHLGDMDFKVCGTDEGVTALQMDIKIEGVSREIMGKALMQAREGRLHILEKMREGIAAPRPQLPAHAPKLIILQINPDKIRDLIGIGGKIIKGLSAEFGVKIDVEDSGKVSIFAPNDPIGAAVTESIRAITEEAEIGRIYQGIVQKIADFGAFVEILPGTDGLVHISELAGHRVKKVSDILHEGETVTVKVLGIDSHGKIRLSMKAVAAEKIEA